The genomic interval CCTATAAAAGAGAGTTGTGATCATCTCCTTCGTTATTGCCAGAAATATGATGCAGCTATTTTTTCAGTGGCAAAATTTGCAAGGGCAGTGGGTATAGATGAATTTATCATACCACCTTCAATAGACCCGCTTAGTGAAAAGAACATAGAACTGACAAATGAAGAGATAATCCAGACACTGCATAAATTCCAGATACCTCATGACAGGCCTATTATACTTCAGATCTCCCGTTTTGACAGATTTAAAGACCCCATCGGTGTGATAAAGGCATACAGACTGGTTAAAAAATATAATGACAGCATCCTTATCCTTGCGGGAAGTCCAGCAACAGATGACCCTGAAGGTGAGATAGTTATTAAAGAGGTTCAGGATTATGCATCTGACGACCCTGACATTTATATTCTTCTTCTTCCGCCATTCAGTGATAGAGAGATAAATGCACTGCAGAGGGCTGCTACTGTAGTACTGCAGAAGTCATTGAAAGAAGGATTCGGATTAACTGTATCCGAAGCCATGTGGAAGGGAAAGCCTGTAATAGGTGGAGCCACAGGTGGGATCCCTCTTCAGATAGTACACGGCGTTACAGGATTCCTTGTCCATTCTGTAGAGGGCGCTGCCTTCAGGATAAGACAGTTCCTTAACAATTTAGAGATGACAAAAAGGATGGGAGAGAAGGCAAGGGAACATGTGAGGAATAATTTTCTTATAACAAGACAGATAAGGGATTATCTCTCTGTATGGTATGCAATGGAGAACAAAGGTAGAAGTATTCTGGAGTTGTAAAAAGATATGTTAAAGGTGTTTATAGAGGGAAATCTTTCGGATAAGAAACTCATAATAGTCTCTAACAGGGAGCCTTATATCCATAAAAAGACTGGTTTGAGCATTAAGGTGGAAAA from Dissulfurispira thermophila carries:
- a CDS encoding glycosyltransferase; its protein translation is MITQYSGISPKGDLILLHKLGEKLNNRSFLHINSTRAGGGVAEILHRMIPLLKDIGIDARWEVIEGDERFFDITKKIHNSIQGNFENITEDMWHYHYEVNRINAERLNLDADAILIHDPQPAPLIEFRKSGIWIWRCHIDFSNPIKESCDHLLRYCQKYDAAIFSVAKFARAVGIDEFIIPPSIDPLSEKNIELTNEEIIQTLHKFQIPHDRPIILQISRFDRFKDPIGVIKAYRLVKKYNDSILILAGSPATDDPEGEIVIKEVQDYASDDPDIYILLLPPFSDREINALQRAATVVLQKSLKEGFGLTVSEAMWKGKPVIGGATGGIPLQIVHGVTGFLVHSVEGAAFRIRQFLNNLEMTKRMGEKAREHVRNNFLITRQIRDYLSVWYAMENKGRSILEL